The sequence TTGAAATGTAAATTGACATCATTACAATCACGCTATGTGTGACGCAGAGGAAGAACCTTGATTCTTTTTCCAAGGagtggtttctttttttgtttgtttgcttgctCCTCGCTCCCCTCTGATTCCAGCTCACTGTTAAAATAATatcttaaaaatgaaaatcaatTCCCAGCGTGTAAAAAAGTTGCTCTTTCGTAAACCCGGGGCTGAAAATACTTATTCACCGAACACagtgccaaaaaaacaaaagaaaaaagcacACCAACACCTGTGGTGCTATCAAACGTAATAGATAGAGCGCAGTGATTTCCAGCTACAGTTGCTTAACATTTAAAGCTCAGCAAAAACACGTATTGTTATGAACCTGAGGTTAGCTAACAGAGCAACTTTAGTCAAAACCAataacaaaaactttaaatctaCACGCCAGGGAGGAGACAAATAGGTAGCATTCAATATCAGGATATCTGAAAACTGTGTGTTGTgataaaaagcaggaaagacgAGTTGGCTAGCTAGGCTTCCACCGGGCAAGGTTACATTACATAAAGCTAGCTAAAGTTCTTCCCGCTCCAGCACAGCGGTGGCGAAAAATATGCGCAGCCGCTTgcaaattaacacaaaaaaagacaCCTACCTGCTTTAGATAAAGACATTTCTTCTTTGCTTTGATGAGGGGGAAGGGAAGCACAAAgacttttgcctttttttctccctccctccctgcatCTACTCTTATACCCGCTCAGGAAAGCTGCTTCGCGGGTGCAAAGATCTAGCGgcgataaaaaaaacaaaaaagtaggcAATGTGCCTTATTGCAAGCCTGCTGGGCAAATAACCAGCTCAAAGAACGACTAGTAACAGCGTGCACAActttaaacttttaataaaGACGAGCAGTTCGAGTTAATTTGCTAACAAAACCTTCGCCGGGGTGGCCAAAGTCTGACAGCTGAGGGTTCCAGCGACGTGATGATGTCTTTCCTGTCAGGTGCTACGCCTCATGGGAGGTGCAGTTTCCGTGCTGTAAAAGAGCCAACCTCTAACTGAAGCTGGAGGAGAGAATATAGAACTTTAAGCCTAAAAATTTTACAAATTCAGCcagtaatacatttttttttccattttaacaaAATCAGGCCGAGGCTGCATGGAGCCATTAACCTATcattaacaaaacattttaccccaaaaataattacatttttaaattaaggatgagaagttttgttttgtacaaaaATCACTTGTACCTTGGGATGCCTTTCCTGAAAGGTAAATCGAACTTTTATAACACTCAGTCACaatttgttttgtctgtttttctgttttacatttaaaaaaaaaaatgtaaaacagcttTCTCTTAATCACAATCAAATATTTTGTAGCAATAATACACAGATATGTAATAGGTATATATTAATGTGGATTTACACCAATAAATTACCACATAACTAACCTGTACATAACCTATTGTGAACAagcaaaaagtaaataaaaaatgaagggcTTGCCCACTGCAGCATGTGCAAAAACTGCCCTGCCACCATTTCTATcaacaaacaaaactttttatttgtttagtttatttatcgacagagaaaaacaaaaataatgtcaatccatcaaacatttatttgaccTTACCAGAGCTTACTTTCAAAGATAGATCAACATGCAATACAtgttaaaaggaaataaatgtcTGGGCAACTGTCAGGACAACTAAATTAcaacaaaaacctgaaaaaacatctaaaattttaAGTGGTGCATACAATAATGTACAAAATATGCAATGAACTACAAATTTATATTTGACTGCAGAGAAAAGAACAATTCCTAAATGTAATAGTGTGGTTTTTCTTCAAAGCCAACCCCAAATATGATCTATTCAAATACCTTTAACAATGACATACCATAGATTCATAAATTCAAGGGGAAACTATTACACAATAAAATACCTCAggaaatacaataatttatatttagtGTTGCTCTTATAACACGTGAAATACAGAAAAAGCCCACTATCATTACCATGATAATTACAGTTGTCTGTCAGTCTTTATGTTTAACCTTTGCTATAAAACTGGAAGAcaaaagaatgaacaaaaattaaaatgtgaatgTTATGGATCTGACACATACACAAACTGCGATATGAGTGTACTTTGGAAAATGTGCATGTGATTGTGTGGGCAGATAACAGACTATGAGATCACAGAAAATTCCTGTTTTCACTTCCTGGCAACAAGCAAGCTATGGTAGAGAGGTTTGATCACAATGTGGAGATAGAGGGAGCTGTCGATGAGGTACTCTGATGCACGGCGCTGTAGGTCAGCATCCACCAAGAAATCCCCAGCCTCCTCTGTACTCTGGTGGAAATTGTACACATGGCGGACAATCACTTTTCCTTGCTGTTTTGCCATAACAATGACCGTTTTCTGGAAACTTACTCCGGCAAAGTTGGGGCTAGAGGTAGCCGGCGTTACGATGATGCGGGGTCGACCCCCCTCAGTGCGAGTGGGCTGCATGGCCCCCAGCTCAGTGTAGGTAGACCTGGCAATGAGTGGGAGCCAGCGAGGAGAGAATAGGGCATTCCAAGTCACTTTCTTGCTGGAGTCATGGCCGCTGGGCCCAAGCTGGGTCTGAAAGCTGAAACTACGGTCATCACGGGTGGGATTGTTGATGATCCAAGGAGAACCCCATGACAAGGACAGGTAGTTACGGGGGGTGAAGATACTGCAGTTGACATCAAAGTACTTGGCCATTTGAATCGGTGAGGCAGAGTGAAATTGGAAAGCAAGATAAAGGAGATCCCGGATAGTTTCATAATACTTCACCATGAGGGGTGAATGCCTCTGAAGACGGAAAAGATGGTGAGGGGGGATCATGCCATACCGAACTGCTCTCAGTGCAGTCTCCACTGTTGTGCTGACTGGCTGGTTCTGGTTAATCCAGGCCTCCAGAGCCTCATAGAGCTCCAGCTCACTCTGCAGAATGAGGTCGGATCGCTGGAGCAAGGATAGGAGCAGGTCTTTACTGATAGAGCCCCATTCtctactctgcagaacagaGGACAGATTCCAGGACAAGTACTGCAGACAGCTGTCCCGCAGGGTTGTTTCCCCAATTTGTAGTGCATAGTTGTACCAGCTAACCATGTGGCCTGTGGGCGAATCACTGGAAAGATGTTGAGTCATGTATTGGGTCAGGCCTTGCTGCAAGCCCCACACATGGTACTTGCTTGCCAGCCTATGCAGGGATATGGCCTGATCAAGCCTCAACGAGATGTCACCACAGTACAAATATctgaaaaatacatatttttaaaagcagaacAGAAACATTATTTCCATGAGGCACGCTGTATTTTTGGAAAACTTTTCTCTCACAGCTGAGTCATAAAATAAAACCCACACTctgcaaacaccaaagtttaattttagaatactcaataaaataaaaccttctGCCTCTCCAATAAATATGACAGGTTGGCTAAAACAGTGAGTGAAAAGCTGCATTCTCTTATATGTGCTGaaaataaatcttcatctccaagcAACTCAACAGTTTTTGAAACTCATAACTACAGATGAACAACAAAGTGGATGGAGACTGGAATCGTTCAGTTTCAAAGTTTAAAATGGAGTCAGAGGAAACACAAAGTTTTCTTCAGAGGCATATCCGCTGTTCATTCCAACTGGTAGAACAGCAGATAACATGAAACTAAACAATGTTTCAATCCTTTCAAAGAGTCCAATTATATCTGTTTTGCAACATGCTGGATTTTGGAAATCTAACTGTCAGATCTGCGAAGAAAATACACACAGGTTGATCTTTACATAACTGTGCTAATCACCCTCTTCAATAATATAAAATGCTGAATCCAGTTTAACATGAACTATAAAATCATCTTTGTTgtgaaataataatgaaatcCAGTTTAACTGCAGTGCTTTCTGTGTCCTAATATAAATGATTAATGACTGATCACAAAAAGTCTTCTTACAGTTCCTGTAGAGGTACAATGCAGCAATGATCTATCAATCTAACAAGCAAACAGTatcttttgttttcaaatattcaTTTTGACACAGCCGTTTTGCATGTTGAAAGGatcttgtagaaaaaaaaatatttttttgataaGGTGCACcttccatttttatttgtgcaaaaaatGTTGGTGGGCTATAATATATCTTGCAAAGGAGTAAATTCTATTTGTGCAATTCGTTTTAGTTGGGTtctatttatagatacaactGTCCCATAACAGGATTTTCAGTAAAGCACAGAGCAACAGCCCTATAACTTTGGAATATTTTTTAAGAAATCGTTGTTTTATTTACTATACCACTTCTACAGTTTACcgctaaaataaaaacaggccaCAAAATCTAATCTGATTGGTGGGTCTCACTTGTCAACAGGAACGAGTACTACAGCGATCCTTACCTGACAAACTTGTCAAAGACAGCAGCACACTCTGGTGTTTCCGTCAAAACCAGAGCGCTGTTGTTGCGGCTGAGCAACAGCTCCTCAAACACGTCGCTCTGCAGGGTGAGGACCAGACTGTGGGCTTTGATCACCTTCACCTCATCTGTGTTAATGGTTTGTACCCGCAGGCTAACATCACTACTGTTTCCCAAGGTCAGCAGGTTCTCCATGTGATGCACCAAATACATTGAGTGATTCAACACTGTTGCACCACTATCCAGTGCTGCCTCCTGCTTCAGGGGTGCTTGGCAAGGAAATAAGAAGAGGGGGGGTGTTAGTAAGTTCACATCCAGACTTTTGCACTGCTTTAGGAGGTTTTTCTTGTACTGATAGTATCTGCCATGGAAAGATGcacatccttttttttttctcacactcCTAATTAATTGGCTGACTCAGAAAACATCAGATGCCAGGTGCACAGCAAAAAAGAACTCTGAGTTTGCAGCCCCTTTTGCAGATGGCTGGTTGTATACACAACATAAAGCTGTACATGCTGGAGAATCCCACATGGTCTTCTACTGGGGGGATTAATGAGATATTTGACTCCCTTCAGAGCTGGTAGAGAAagtcttttaatgttttaatgccAGGTGACAAATGACCTTAGCTTTTTCTTTACAGGCATACACAGGAGAACAGAATAAGCTGCATAAATTATTGTCCATCAAGCCACATAATCATGCTGCGCCACACTACCCAGTAACAGCATGAGGGAAGCGGGACTGAAATAGAACAATTCACCTTTCTTTACAATGCAAgatatttctaaaatgtttttgttaaagtgAGAGCAAACCACTAAACACATTTGTGATCTTACCTCCGCTGACTTCAACTGGGAAGTGGAAAAAGAAGAGCAGAGTGCTCACATAAACCCAGCAAGGAATCTCGTGTTCAAATGAGCGCTTCATCTCTTCCAAATTATTCACTGCCTCTCCTTCTTTGTACTTTcccctttcctctctttctcagcgaCACTCTCCTCCTGGTCGTATGTGTGCAGAAAGGTATAATGCCTGGTGTGTTACCCAGCTCCCTATCCTGGACTCTTTATGTAGGACGCTGGCCTTTCCCCTGCATCTCTCACAAGCCCACAGTGTCCATTGATTGGTGGACCTGGACAGGGGTGTTGCTATAGCAACAGCTTTGATTTGGAATCTCTTCCTTTTTGTGGGTAACATGGCATTGATCAGTGGCATTGGGCCAGCCAAGGACTcagcttaatgtttttttttgtttgtataagTGCACCAGGGTTTAATGCAATTATGAATCAATATTAAAACAGTTTACTATTTTAATAACACTGACATGCTGCAAATCTCTGGGCTGCAGAAATTTGAAGTTAAGCACCTTCAGTGCCTTAATTAGTCAGTTAATTTTCATAGAGACCACTGAGACAATCAGCCAAAACTAATTGAGTCTGTAATATGTGTGTCCAATGGCAGTCAGTGAAATTTCGCAATCTATTTCCAGCAGATCTTTCAGCCATCATTTCCTGGACAGCTCATTAATCTTACTAATGTGTGGATAATTAATTTTATCCATGCTCTGATCATTAATTTGAGGGAAGCTTTGTCTATCACGCAGGTGCCAACCAGGATTGTTTCTCCTGAAAAGTTAACTGATGTTGAAAGACATTTGTTTATTCACAGAAAATGAGAGCAATGCAGAGATGTAAAAGGTGCATGTTTTTGCAAAGTGCCATTGTGTTAAATAAATCTGTGTAATACAAATTGTAGCTGTGTATAGACTTAACAATCTGGAACAATATTTACCCCCACAATAGTAAACAATAAACTGATGATGATTCAAAGCGAGTTAGGTTTTTCAAGGGAACTGCACATTCCAGAAAACATGCAGCATTACATCTGTAATATGTAATGTTAGGGTGACATAACATCttaccattttatttctaaacaatTCAAAAGCAAAAGGTAGTTGTAAACTGCATAGtgcatttcaaaacaaaaaataatcacaGGTTAGCCTTGTAttgcatatattttaaattaataaaacataaaagagtTACCCTAAAAtcaacaagatggcgccgcagatggtcgcctcggcgtgttggtgcgcattgttttgttttgttttttgctttaaaacggtcttctgtgatggtacccggagctctctcaccagagaagaactcatgaacatcagggctactacaccagaggagttatttccaacttttctgcctactgctctggaatttttggacattctggtcaaaggtgcgttcacctttgttcacgcggtgaaacgccggaagagagggaaacgggctggggtgctggtacgtcttcgccagcgtggactacacagttacctggaatatttctctctaacgtgcgctcacttcccaacaaaattgaggaactacaactgctgttggggaaaaacagggacttttattcatcggcagttttgtgcttcacggagacgtggctgtgtggattaataccggactctgcgctgcagctggcaggattccagctctacagagcggacagagacacggaactctccggcaaagcgaaaggtggaggaatctgtttttacctcaacagtggttggtgcaacgacgttacagcgattcagcagcactgttctccagacctggaatccttcatcataaactgtaagcctttctattccccccgtgagttcgcttcgttcatcctggtcggtgtttgcatcccgccgcaagctaacgtgcaggtcgcacagcgcatgctcgccgaccagatactgagtgtggagcggaccaacccggactccttagttatcatcgctggtgactttaacaaaggtaatctcacccacgaactccccaaatatagacagtttataaaatgtccaaccagagaggacaacattctggatcactgttacaccaccatcagagacgcttatcacgccgtcccacgtgctgcactgggccaatccgaccacatcatggtccacctgattcctgcatacaggcagaaactaaagctctgcaaacctgttgtgaggacgacaaggaagtggagcagtgaggctgtggagaatctccaggcgtgtttaggctgcacagactgggatgtgttcaggactactaccaacagtctggacgagtacacagaggctgtgacttcctacatcagcttctgtgaggacagctgtgtaccatcatgcaccagggtgagttacaacaacgacaaaccctggttcacagctaaactcagaaggttaagactggataaggaagaggccttcaggagtggggacaaacacatatacagagaggcaaagtacaagtttggcaaggcagtgaaagaggccaaaccactgtactctgagaagctccaaaaccagttctcagccaacgactctgcgtctgtctggaaagggctcaagcaaatcaccaactacaagccgaaagccccccactccatcaacgaccgacgcctcgccaacgacctgaacgagttctactgccgctttgaaagacaaagggacagtcctgcaaccatcccacacgacaccccccaacagctgcagccacaatccaccacccccacctccccaacctcaagaggggccttggcacctccaacccccaccctgaagttcccccccaccagccccctacccacgccgaggacggctctttccatccaggagagggacgtcaacaaactcatcaggagacagaacccccggaaagctgctggaccggattctgtctcaccagccatcctgaagcactgcgctgatcagctgtctccagtcttcacagacatttttaacacctcactggagacatgtcatgtgccagcctgcttcaagtcctccaccatcgtccctgttcccaagaagccaaggaccacagggcttaatgacttcagacccgtcgccctgacctctgtggtgatgaagtcctttgagcgccttgtgctctcacacctaaaagacatcaccgaccccctcctggaccccctgcagtttgcctacagagccaacaggtctgtagatgatgcagtcaacctagcccttcacttcatcctccagcacctggactccacaggaacctacgccaggatcctgtttgtggatttcagctctgcattcaacaccatcgtcccagctctgctacaggagaagctctcccagctgagtgtgcctgactccacctgcaggtggatcactgacttcctgtctcacaggaagcagcgcgtgaggctggggaagcacgtctctgactccctgaccatcagcaccggttccccccaaggctgtgttctctctcctctgctcttctccctgtacaccaacagctgcacctccagtcaccagtctgtcaagcttctgaagtttgcggacgacaccaccctgatcggactcatctctgatggtgacgagtccgcgtacagatgggaggtggaccatctgttggactggtgcagccagaacaaccttgagctcaacgctctaaagacagtggagattgttgtggacttcaggcagaacccagacccacctgcccccatcaccctctgtgactccacaattgacactgtggaatctttccgcttcctgggaaccatcatctcccaggatctcaagtgggagccaaacatcagctccctcatcaagaaagcccagcagaggatgttcttcctgcggcagctgaagaaattcaacctgccaaagactatgatggtgcacttctacacagccatcattgagtccatcctcacctcctccatcaccatcgggtacaccgctgctacagccaaggataagggcaggctgcagcgtgtcattcggtctgctgagaaggtgattggctgcagtctactgtcgctccaggaactgtacacctccaggaccctgaagcgggcagggaagattctggctgatccctcccaccccggtcacag is a genomic window of Girardinichthys multiradiatus isolate DD_20200921_A chromosome X, DD_fGirMul_XY1, whole genome shotgun sequence containing:
- the LOC124862862 gene encoding BTB/POZ domain-containing protein 17-like; the encoded protein is MKRSFEHEIPCWVYVSTLLFFFHFPVEVSGAPLKQEAALDSGATVLNHSMYLVHHMENLLTLGNSSDVSLRVQTINTDEVKVIKAHSLVLTLQSDVFEELLLSRNNSALVLTETPECAAVFDKFVRYLYCGDISLRLDQAISLHRLASKYHVWGLQQGLTQYMTQHLSSDSPTGHMVSWYNYALQIGETTLRDSCLQYLSWNLSSVLQSREWGSISKDLLLSLLQRSDLILQSELELYEALEAWINQNQPVSTTVETALRAVRYGMIPPHHLFRLQRHSPLMVKYYETIRDLLYLAFQFHSASPIQMAKYFDVNCSIFTPRNYLSLSWGSPWIINNPTRDDRSFSFQTQLGPSGHDSSKKVTWNALFSPRWLPLIARSTYTELGAMQPTRTEGGRPRIIVTPATSSPNFAGVSFQKTVIVMAKQQGKVIVRHVYNFHQSTEEAGDFLVDADLQRRASEYLIDSSLYLHIVIKPLYHSLLVARK